A DNA window from Ralstonia solanacearum K60 contains the following coding sequences:
- a CDS encoding IS630 family transposase codes for MNLRYRVELDQSEREALAAMLSGGKHAARKLKRAQILLAAHAGQDDASIAATVAVGESTVYRTKRRFVETGLEAALNEQARPGAQRKLSGKEEALLIATACTNPPPGRARWTLELLADTLVKLTEHEALSRETVRRRLAENDLKPWRKDMWCIPKIDAEYVARMEDVLDLYAETPDPRHPVVCFDESPTQLIGEIRQPIPAEPGKPLRYDCEYKRNGTANLFVFLDAHCNWRKVKVTERRTADDFAQCMRDLVDIHYPQAPRIRVVLDNLSTHTPAALYQALPPVEARRILQRIEFHYTPKHASWLNMVEIEIGVLRSQCLDRRIDCRDRLITEVAAWEQLRNASGARINWMFSTETARKKLAKAYPVPTSDKPS; via the coding sequence ATGAATCTACGCTATCGAGTCGAACTCGACCAATCCGAGCGTGAGGCGCTTGCCGCCATGCTAAGCGGCGGCAAGCACGCGGCACGCAAGCTCAAGCGAGCGCAAATCCTGCTTGCAGCGCACGCTGGCCAGGATGACGCAAGCATTGCCGCCACCGTGGCGGTTGGCGAATCCACGGTGTACCGCACCAAGCGTCGCTTCGTGGAGACGGGTCTGGAAGCGGCGCTGAACGAACAGGCTCGGCCTGGGGCGCAGCGCAAGCTCAGCGGCAAGGAAGAGGCCCTGCTGATCGCCACCGCCTGCACCAACCCGCCACCGGGACGTGCGCGCTGGACGCTGGAATTGCTCGCCGACACGCTCGTCAAGCTCACCGAGCACGAAGCGCTATCGCGCGAGACGGTACGCCGGCGCCTGGCCGAGAACGATCTGAAGCCCTGGCGCAAGGACATGTGGTGCATTCCCAAGATCGACGCGGAATACGTGGCACGCATGGAAGACGTGCTCGACCTGTATGCCGAAACTCCGGACCCGCGGCATCCGGTGGTGTGCTTCGATGAGAGTCCGACCCAACTCATCGGCGAGATACGACAACCGATCCCGGCCGAGCCGGGCAAGCCCTTGCGCTACGACTGCGAATACAAGCGCAACGGCACCGCCAATCTGTTCGTCTTCCTCGATGCACACTGCAACTGGCGTAAGGTGAAAGTCACCGAACGCAGAACGGCAGATGACTTCGCCCAGTGCATGCGCGATCTGGTCGACATCCACTACCCCCAGGCACCGCGCATCCGGGTCGTGCTGGACAATCTGTCGACCCACACGCCTGCTGCGCTCTACCAAGCCCTGCCACCCGTAGAAGCTCGCCGCATCCTGCAGCGGATCGAATTCCACTACACCCCCAAGCACGCCAGTTGGCTCAACATGGTCGAGATCGAAATCGGCGTGCTGCGAAGCCAGTGCCTGGATCGCCGCATCGACTGCCGCGATCGGCTGATCACCGAAGTCGCGGCTTGGGAGCAACTGCGAAACGCCAGCGGCGCTCGCATCAACTGGATGTTCTCTACCGAAACGGCCCGCAAGAAATTGGCCAAGGCCTACCCAGTACCGACCTCTGACAAACCGTCATAA
- a CDS encoding ankyrin repeat domain-containing protein, producing the protein MLKVTPSFLRPGTATSAPAEPYHNEKAVSYQSEQDGTSMADFEASPKGKRVAGQYRAGLDKLKGFLRVNGTLARDEAIHALGVFGERIGAGRKGMYSTQISRMYGEGKVAFDGFCSDVHNPALPMGVRVSAVEGLAKGLLECSEGAASNLSIAAQALHLSQNGLLNNARQTWEALLDQAVREFAQQQHRGMENYALYEIHLANGYRNHLADEYGVAGRVDSFVPPQVGQHLAACKAFVKQRVTAGAMVRQMAEACLGEVHEHLKHYCKRALTEDETWQFYRDYDQSLEAALEMRYGKIPSDVLVNPHQGRGTQDAPYSVIETPTLLARTIARNLRQCELLAPFKFLRMAPTSEGHSIKEVGGDDFYVKLRNQAGGRGYRPLMIADLHQSAWLHGPVAVRKAALMNTSDPGQLKSLQPEAVWTLIRQHKDPTGWLEDLSHPAVRRYREAEPAHDAFLIAHALLTIRKQSPRGQQMALLRALQQGEGTLAEQLCAVVDPGARADAAGNTALHYAGEHGFDRVLAELLPKSRSLDTRNARDETPLLVAARYGKSSAVHALVMAGACVGATNAENETALFLAARIGDAARSVCCRDTRTT; encoded by the coding sequence ATGCTCAAAGTCACCCCCAGTTTTCTGCGGCCCGGTACCGCCACGTCCGCGCCGGCCGAGCCCTACCACAATGAGAAAGCGGTGTCGTACCAGTCGGAGCAGGATGGTACGTCCATGGCGGATTTCGAGGCCTCGCCCAAGGGCAAGCGGGTGGCGGGGCAGTATCGCGCCGGTCTCGACAAGCTGAAGGGCTTCCTGCGCGTCAACGGAACACTAGCCCGTGACGAAGCGATCCATGCGCTCGGCGTGTTCGGCGAGCGGATCGGGGCGGGGCGCAAGGGGATGTATTCAACGCAGATCAGCCGCATGTATGGCGAGGGCAAGGTCGCCTTCGATGGGTTCTGCTCGGACGTGCACAACCCGGCCCTGCCGATGGGCGTGCGCGTGTCGGCCGTGGAGGGGCTGGCCAAGGGCCTGCTGGAGTGCTCGGAGGGGGCGGCGAGCAACTTGAGCATCGCCGCGCAGGCGCTGCATCTGAGCCAGAACGGCCTCTTGAACAATGCCCGGCAGACCTGGGAGGCGCTGCTCGATCAGGCCGTCCGCGAGTTCGCGCAGCAGCAGCACCGCGGCATGGAGAACTACGCGCTCTACGAGATCCACCTCGCCAACGGCTACCGCAACCATCTTGCCGACGAATACGGCGTGGCCGGGCGCGTCGACAGTTTTGTCCCGCCGCAAGTCGGGCAGCATCTGGCGGCATGCAAAGCCTTCGTCAAGCAGCGCGTGACTGCCGGTGCGATGGTCCGGCAGATGGCCGAAGCTTGCCTGGGCGAGGTGCACGAGCACCTGAAGCACTATTGCAAGCGGGCGCTGACCGAGGACGAGACGTGGCAGTTCTATCGCGACTATGACCAGTCGCTGGAAGCCGCGCTGGAGATGCGTTACGGCAAGATTCCGAGCGACGTGCTGGTCAACCCGCATCAGGGCCGGGGAACGCAGGACGCGCCCTATTCCGTCATCGAAACCCCGACGCTGCTGGCCCGCACCATTGCCCGCAACCTGCGGCAGTGCGAGTTGCTGGCGCCCTTCAAGTTCCTGCGCATGGCGCCGACGTCCGAGGGGCACAGCATCAAGGAGGTCGGCGGCGACGATTTTTACGTCAAGCTGCGCAATCAGGCCGGCGGTCGGGGCTACCGGCCCTTGATGATTGCCGATCTGCACCAATCCGCCTGGCTGCATGGGCCGGTTGCCGTCCGGAAAGCCGCGCTGATGAACACGTCGGACCCCGGCCAGTTGAAGTCGCTCCAGCCGGAGGCGGTCTGGACGCTGATCCGGCAGCACAAAGACCCCACGGGTTGGCTCGAGGATCTCAGCCACCCCGCCGTGCGGCGCTATCGCGAGGCCGAGCCGGCGCACGACGCTTTCCTGATCGCGCATGCGCTCCTGACGATCCGCAAGCAGTCGCCCAGAGGGCAGCAGATGGCGTTGCTGCGGGCGTTGCAGCAAGGGGAGGGCACGCTCGCCGAGCAGCTCTGCGCGGTGGTGGACCCTGGCGCGCGCGCGGACGCCGCCGGCAATACCGCGCTGCATTACGCCGGCGAGCATGGCTTTGACCGGGTGCTGGCCGAGCTGCTGCCCAAGAGCCGGTCGCTCGACACGCGGAACGCCCGGGACGAGACGCCGCTGCTGGTTGCCGCGCGGTATGGCAAGTCGTCCGCCGTGCACGCGCTGGTGATGGCCGGTGCCTGCGTCGGGGCGACGAACGCCGAGAACGAGACCGCACTCTTTCTCGCCGCGCGTATTGGCGATGCCGCTCGGTCGGTGTGCTGTCGCGATACGCGAACAACCTAG
- a CDS encoding nitrate reductase, whose product MTMTTIPLHPLTEAVRTTCPYCGVGCGVLATPRADGSVGIAGDPAHPANAGRLCVKGSALGETVDLDGRLLHPAMRARTADTDGDASPAPLRRVSWDAALDAVAQGFRRIVDTHGPDAVALYVSGQLLTEDYYVANKLMKGFIGSANIDTNSRLCMSSAVAGHKRAFGEDLVPVCYDDLEAADLIVLVGSNTAWCHPILFQRIVRVKEARPEVKVVVIDPRHTATCELADLHLPIKPGTDVWLFNGLLSFLAHRQGGSAVDRNFVDRHTGSLDEALRIADTEAADVAAVARACKLKLDDLLTFYGWFADTQRTITAFSQGVNQSSAGTDKVNSIINCHLLTGRIGRAGMGPFSITGQPNAMGGREVGGLANMLAAHLELHEPRHRELVQTFWSAPRMADKVGLKAVDLFDAIEAGRVKAVWIMGTNPVVSLPDADQVRRALAKCELVVASDIVEATDTTVLADIVLPALGWGEKDGTVTNSERRISRQRAFLPAPGEARADWEIIADVARRMGYDGFDFKTGHAVFDEHARLSAFANDAQGVRRAFHLGGLTGLDAGAYDGMAPVQWPVTLSGASEARLFSDGRFAHADGRARFVPTPARAPVHAPDSDYPLILNTGRVRDQWHTMTRTGRAPKLADHVPEPFVDLHPHDALLAGVREGALARVGSRWGSVVARVRMSGGIARGSVFVPIHWNSQFASDARVGAVVNPVVDPVSGEPEFKHTPVMVEPFDVAWHGFVLSRRALDTDEATWWTRIQGRRFVRYELAGRQPIGSAHAWARRLLGVDDPHADWLEYEDTTARVYRAVHVVDDRIEACVFLSPRPDLPSRNWLAGLFAHDRLEDIDRAGVLLGQPIEAGADAGPTVCSCFGVGRNTICDAIRTKGLQSTGEITACLKAGGNCGSCVPELKRLLVEARVQQAA is encoded by the coding sequence ATGACGATGACGACGATCCCTCTCCACCCGCTCACCGAGGCCGTGCGCACCACGTGCCCGTACTGCGGCGTCGGCTGCGGCGTGCTGGCGACCCCGCGCGCCGACGGCAGTGTCGGCATCGCGGGCGACCCGGCGCATCCGGCCAACGCCGGCCGGCTGTGCGTCAAGGGATCGGCGCTGGGCGAGACCGTCGACCTGGACGGCCGCCTGCTGCACCCGGCCATGCGCGCGCGCACGGCCGACACGGATGGGGACGCATCGCCCGCGCCGCTGCGCCGCGTGTCGTGGGACGCGGCGCTCGATGCCGTCGCGCAGGGGTTCCGCCGCATCGTCGACACGCACGGCCCGGACGCCGTCGCGCTCTACGTTTCCGGCCAGTTGCTGACCGAGGACTACTACGTCGCCAACAAGTTGATGAAGGGCTTCATCGGCAGCGCCAACATCGACACCAACTCGCGGCTGTGCATGTCGTCGGCGGTGGCCGGGCACAAGCGCGCCTTCGGCGAAGACCTGGTGCCGGTCTGCTACGACGACCTGGAGGCCGCCGACCTGATCGTGCTGGTCGGCTCCAACACCGCGTGGTGCCACCCGATCCTGTTCCAGCGCATCGTGCGTGTGAAGGAGGCCCGGCCGGAGGTCAAGGTGGTGGTCATCGACCCGCGCCACACCGCCACCTGCGAGCTGGCCGACCTGCACCTGCCCATCAAGCCGGGCACCGATGTGTGGCTGTTCAACGGCCTGCTGTCGTTCCTGGCCCATCGACAAGGTGGCAGCGCGGTCGACCGCAACTTCGTCGACCGGCACACCGGCAGCCTGGACGAGGCCCTGCGCATCGCCGACACGGAGGCCGCCGATGTGGCCGCCGTGGCCCGGGCCTGCAAGCTCAAGCTCGACGACCTGCTGACCTTCTACGGCTGGTTCGCCGATACGCAGCGCACCATCACCGCGTTCTCGCAGGGCGTCAACCAATCGTCGGCGGGCACCGACAAGGTCAACAGCATCATCAACTGCCATCTGCTGACCGGGCGCATCGGGCGCGCCGGCATGGGCCCGTTCTCCATCACCGGCCAGCCGAATGCGATGGGCGGGCGCGAAGTGGGCGGGCTGGCCAACATGCTGGCCGCCCACCTGGAGCTGCACGAACCGCGGCACCGCGAGCTGGTGCAGACCTTCTGGAGCGCGCCGCGCATGGCCGACAAGGTGGGCCTCAAGGCGGTCGATCTGTTCGATGCGATCGAGGCCGGCCGCGTCAAGGCGGTGTGGATCATGGGCACCAACCCGGTGGTCAGCCTGCCCGATGCCGACCAGGTGCGCCGCGCGCTGGCCAAGTGCGAGCTGGTGGTGGCCTCCGACATTGTCGAGGCGACCGACACCACGGTGCTGGCCGATATCGTGCTGCCGGCGCTCGGCTGGGGCGAGAAGGACGGCACCGTCACCAACTCCGAGCGGCGCATCTCACGCCAGCGCGCCTTCCTGCCCGCGCCGGGCGAGGCGCGCGCCGACTGGGAGATCATCGCCGACGTGGCCCGCCGCATGGGCTACGACGGCTTCGATTTCAAGACCGGGCACGCGGTGTTCGACGAACACGCGCGCCTGTCCGCCTTCGCCAATGACGCGCAGGGCGTGCGCCGCGCCTTCCATCTCGGCGGCCTGACCGGCCTGGATGCCGGCGCCTACGACGGCATGGCGCCGGTGCAATGGCCGGTCACGCTCAGCGGGGCCAGCGAGGCACGGCTGTTCAGCGATGGCCGCTTCGCCCATGCCGACGGGCGCGCGCGCTTCGTGCCCACGCCGGCCCGCGCGCCGGTGCACGCGCCGGACAGCGACTACCCGCTCATCCTCAACACCGGCCGCGTGCGCGACCAGTGGCACACCATGACGCGCACCGGCCGTGCCCCCAAGCTGGCCGACCACGTGCCCGAACCGTTCGTCGACCTGCATCCGCACGACGCCCTGCTGGCCGGCGTGCGCGAAGGCGCGCTGGCGCGCGTCGGCTCGCGCTGGGGCAGCGTGGTGGCGCGCGTGCGCATGAGCGGCGGCATCGCGCGCGGCAGCGTGTTCGTGCCGATCCACTGGAACAGCCAGTTCGCCTCCGATGCGCGCGTGGGCGCGGTGGTCAACCCCGTGGTCGACCCGGTCTCGGGCGAGCCCGAGTTCAAGCACACGCCGGTGATGGTCGAGCCGTTCGACGTGGCCTGGCACGGTTTCGTGCTGTCGCGCCGCGCGCTCGATACCGACGAAGCCACGTGGTGGACGCGCATCCAGGGCCGCCGGTTCGTGCGCTACGAACTGGCCGGACGCCAGCCCATCGGTTCGGCGCACGCGTGGGCGCGGCGGCTGCTGGGCGTGGACGACCCCCACGCCGACTGGCTCGAATACGAAGACACCACCGCGCGCGTCTACCGCGCCGTGCATGTGGTGGACGACCGCATCGAGGCGTGCGTCTTTCTGTCGCCGCGGCCGGACCTGCCGTCGCGCAACTGGCTGGCCGGGCTGTTCGCGCACGACCGGCTGGAAGACATCGACCGCGCGGGCGTGCTGCTCGGCCAGCCGATCGAAGCCGGCGCCGATGCCGGCCCGACCGTGTGCTCGTGCTTTGGGGTGGGCCGCAACACCATCTGCGACGCGATCCGCACCAAGGGACTGCAATCGACCGGCGAGATCACCGCGTGCCTGAAGGCGGGTGGCAATTGCGGCTCGTGCGTGCCCGAGCTCAAGCGGCTGCTGGTGGAGGCGAGGGTGCAGCAGGCGGCGTGA
- a CDS encoding NAD(P)/FAD-dependent oxidoreductase produces MNRAARPQLVVIGNGMAGMRTVEELLKLAPDLYDITVFGEEPHGNYNRILLSPVLAGEKRVDDIMLNTREWYQENGITLHAGDPVVAIDRPRRTVRSRGGVEVRYDRLLMATGSRPFILPVPGHMLPGVIAFRDIQDVETMLEAARNHRHAVVIGGGLLGLEAANGLLRQGMDVTVVHISQTLMERQLDKPAAALLKLALEAKGLRFLLGAQTTGLIGTDRVSAVRFKDGTEIPADLVVMTAGVRPNIELARSAGLHCERAIVVDDTLQTYDPRIYAVGECVQHRSATFGLVAPIWDQARVCAAHLAGAGHRRYVQQATATKLKVTGVDLYSAGDFIGGEGTEDIVLRDPRRGVYKRLVLKDDRVVGAVLYGDVADGPWYFELIQRQASIAAIRQRLLFGRALCEAEAA; encoded by the coding sequence ATGAACCGCGCCGCCCGCCCCCAACTGGTCGTCATCGGCAACGGCATGGCCGGCATGCGCACGGTCGAGGAACTGCTCAAGCTGGCGCCCGACCTGTACGACATCACCGTGTTCGGCGAAGAGCCGCATGGCAACTACAACCGCATCCTGCTCTCGCCGGTGCTGGCGGGCGAAAAGCGCGTGGACGACATCATGCTCAACACGCGCGAGTGGTATCAGGAGAACGGCATCACGCTGCACGCGGGCGACCCGGTGGTGGCGATCGATCGCCCGCGCCGCACGGTCCGCTCGCGCGGCGGGGTGGAGGTCCGCTACGACCGCCTGCTGATGGCGACCGGCTCGCGGCCGTTCATCCTGCCGGTGCCGGGGCACATGCTGCCGGGCGTGATCGCCTTCCGCGACATCCAGGACGTGGAAACGATGCTGGAGGCGGCGCGCAACCACCGGCACGCGGTGGTGATCGGAGGCGGCCTGCTGGGGCTGGAAGCGGCCAACGGCCTGCTGCGCCAGGGCATGGATGTGACGGTGGTGCACATCAGTCAAACGCTGATGGAGCGCCAGCTCGACAAGCCCGCCGCCGCGCTGCTCAAGCTCGCGCTGGAGGCCAAGGGCCTGCGCTTCCTGCTGGGCGCGCAGACCACCGGGCTGATCGGCACCGACCGTGTGAGCGCCGTGCGCTTCAAGGATGGCACGGAGATCCCGGCCGACCTGGTCGTGATGACCGCCGGCGTGCGCCCCAACATCGAACTGGCGCGCTCGGCCGGCCTGCATTGCGAGCGCGCCATCGTCGTGGACGACACGCTGCAGACCTACGACCCGCGCATCTACGCTGTGGGCGAATGCGTGCAGCACCGCAGCGCCACCTTCGGCCTGGTCGCCCCGATCTGGGACCAGGCCCGCGTGTGCGCCGCGCACCTGGCCGGCGCCGGCCACCGCCGCTACGTGCAGCAGGCCACGGCGACCAAGCTGAAGGTCACCGGGGTCGACCTGTACTCGGCCGGCGACTTCATCGGCGGCGAGGGCACCGAAGACATCGTGCTGCGCGATCCGCGCCGGGGTGTTTACAAGCGGCTGGTGCTCAAGGACGATCGCGTTGTCGGCGCGGTGCTGTATGGCGACGTGGCCGACGGCCCATGGTATTTCGAGCTGATCCAGCGGCAGGCGTCCATCGCGGCGATCCGCCAGCGCCTGCTGTTCGGCCGCGCGCTGTGCGAGGCCGAGGCCGCTTGA
- the nirD gene encoding nitrite reductase small subunit NirD has translation MQANHWTAVCALDDIVPNTGVCALVGGEQVAVFHVAGHAPHRVYAIGNYDPNSEAAVLSRGLVGNLGERIVVASPIYKQHFDLTTGECLEAPASSVPAYAAKVEDGKVWVARQ, from the coding sequence ATGCAAGCCAACCATTGGACCGCCGTCTGCGCCCTGGATGACATCGTGCCCAACACCGGCGTCTGCGCGCTGGTCGGGGGCGAGCAGGTCGCCGTGTTCCACGTGGCCGGCCACGCGCCGCACCGCGTCTACGCCATCGGCAACTACGACCCCAACTCGGAGGCCGCCGTGCTGTCGCGCGGGCTGGTCGGCAACCTGGGCGAGCGCATCGTGGTGGCCTCGCCCATCTACAAGCAGCACTTCGACCTGACCACCGGCGAGTGCCTGGAAGCCCCGGCCAGCTCGGTGCCGGCCTACGCCGCCAAGGTGGAAGACGGCAAGGTCTGGGTCGCACGGCAATGA
- the nirB gene encoding nitrite reductase large subunit NirB, with product MTMKIVVIGHGMVGHKFLESLLHAPGHDLHVTVLCEEPRPAYDRVHLSEFFSGKTAEDLSLVAPGFFDRDDVVLRLNARATAIDLAAKQVTASTGEVLPYDKLVIATGSSPFVPPIPGKDRQDCFVYRTIEDLEAMLECSRRAKSGVVVGGGLLGLECAKALRDMKLEQTHVVEFAGRLMAMQVDDGGGRMLRRKIEDLGVTVHTQKNTVEIVDGVDGKHRMQFADGTHLDADMIVFSAGIRPRDELARACGLEVGGRGGIVIDSECRTSAPDVYAIGECALWGGKVYGLVAPGYEMARITAKQILAAEEETSFQGADMSTKLKLMGVDVASLGDAQGSTPGSRSVQFVDERKQIYKKLVLSSDGKYLLGGVLVGDASEYGTLLQMMLNRIELPEAPEFLILPQADGNARPALGVDALPDSAQICSCNDVSKGALCRAVCAGATTVGALKDATKAGTSCGGCVPLMTQVMKAEMKKQGLAVNNHLCEHFPYSRQELYHLVRVGRIQSFEALLAAHGHGMGCDICKPVAASILASCWNDFVLKKEHAGLQDSNDYFLANIQKDGTYSVVPRMPGGEVTADGLIAVGQVAKKYGLYTKITGGQRVDLFGARLEQLPLIWEELIAAGFESGHAYGKSLRTVKSCVGSTWCRYGVGDSVGFAIRLENRYKGLRSPHKLKFGVSGCTRECAEAQGKDVGIIATEKGWNLYVCGNGGMKPRHAELLAADLDEATLVKLVDRFLMFYVRTADRLQRTSTWRDNLEGGLDYLKDVIVGDKLGIAAELEAEMQHVVDTYQDEWKTAVTNPEVRKRFRHFVNSDAADANVVFVEARGQVRPATAQERRNTRPVRIPVVAEAA from the coding sequence ATGACCATGAAGATCGTCGTCATCGGCCACGGTATGGTGGGCCACAAGTTCCTGGAGAGCCTGCTGCACGCCCCGGGCCACGACCTGCACGTCACGGTGCTGTGCGAAGAGCCGCGCCCGGCCTACGACCGCGTGCACCTGTCCGAATTCTTCTCCGGCAAGACCGCGGAGGACCTCTCGCTGGTCGCGCCGGGCTTCTTCGACCGTGACGACGTGGTGCTGCGCCTGAACGCCCGCGCGACCGCCATCGACCTGGCGGCCAAGCAGGTCACCGCTTCCACCGGCGAGGTGCTGCCGTACGACAAGCTGGTCATCGCCACCGGCTCGTCGCCGTTCGTGCCGCCGATTCCGGGCAAGGATCGCCAAGACTGCTTCGTCTATCGCACCATTGAAGACCTGGAAGCGATGCTCGAATGCAGCCGGCGCGCGAAGTCCGGCGTGGTGGTCGGCGGCGGCCTGCTGGGCCTGGAATGCGCCAAGGCCCTGCGCGACATGAAGCTGGAGCAGACGCACGTGGTCGAGTTCGCCGGCCGCCTGATGGCGATGCAGGTGGACGACGGCGGCGGCCGCATGCTGCGCCGGAAGATCGAAGACCTGGGCGTGACGGTCCACACGCAGAAGAACACCGTCGAGATCGTCGACGGCGTGGACGGCAAACACCGCATGCAATTTGCCGACGGCACGCACCTGGACGCCGACATGATCGTCTTCTCCGCCGGCATCCGCCCGCGTGACGAACTGGCGCGCGCATGCGGCCTGGAAGTGGGCGGGCGCGGCGGCATCGTGATCGACTCCGAGTGCCGCACGTCGGCACCGGACGTGTACGCCATCGGCGAATGCGCGCTGTGGGGCGGCAAGGTCTATGGCCTGGTCGCGCCGGGTTACGAGATGGCGCGCATCACCGCCAAGCAGATTCTGGCGGCCGAGGAGGAGACGTCGTTCCAGGGCGCCGACATGAGCACCAAGCTCAAGCTGATGGGCGTGGACGTGGCCAGCCTGGGCGACGCGCAGGGCAGCACGCCGGGCAGCCGCAGCGTGCAGTTTGTCGACGAGCGCAAGCAGATCTACAAGAAGCTGGTGCTGTCGTCCGACGGCAAGTACCTGCTGGGCGGCGTGCTGGTGGGCGATGCGTCCGAGTACGGCACGCTGCTGCAGATGATGCTTAACCGCATCGAGCTGCCCGAGGCGCCCGAATTCCTGATTCTGCCGCAGGCCGACGGCAATGCGCGCCCGGCGCTGGGCGTGGACGCGCTGCCCGACAGCGCGCAGATCTGCTCGTGCAACGACGTCTCCAAGGGCGCACTGTGCCGGGCGGTGTGCGCCGGCGCCACCACGGTGGGCGCGCTCAAGGACGCCACCAAGGCCGGCACCTCGTGCGGCGGCTGCGTGCCGCTGATGACGCAGGTGATGAAGGCCGAGATGAAGAAGCAGGGCCTGGCCGTCAACAACCATCTCTGCGAGCACTTCCCGTATTCGCGCCAGGAGTTGTACCACCTGGTGCGCGTGGGGCGCATCCAGTCGTTCGAGGCACTGCTGGCGGCGCACGGCCACGGCATGGGCTGCGATATCTGCAAGCCCGTGGCGGCCAGCATCCTGGCCTCGTGCTGGAACGACTTCGTGCTCAAGAAGGAGCACGCCGGGCTGCAGGATTCCAACGACTACTTCCTCGCCAACATCCAGAAGGACGGCACGTACTCCGTGGTGCCGCGCATGCCGGGCGGCGAGGTGACGGCAGACGGCCTGATCGCCGTCGGCCAGGTCGCCAAGAAGTACGGCCTGTACACGAAGATCACCGGCGGCCAGCGTGTCGACCTGTTCGGCGCGCGGCTGGAGCAACTGCCGCTGATCTGGGAAGAGCTGATCGCGGCCGGCTTCGAGTCGGGCCATGCCTACGGCAAGTCGCTGCGCACGGTGAAGTCGTGCGTGGGCTCCACGTGGTGCCGCTACGGCGTGGGCGATTCGGTGGGCTTCGCCATCCGCCTGGAGAATCGCTACAAGGGCCTGCGCTCGCCGCACAAGCTCAAGTTCGGCGTGTCGGGCTGCACGCGCGAATGCGCGGAAGCGCAGGGCAAGGACGTCGGCATCATTGCCACCGAGAAGGGCTGGAACCTGTACGTGTGCGGCAACGGCGGCATGAAGCCCCGCCATGCCGAACTGCTGGCCGCCGACCTGGACGAGGCCACGCTCGTCAAGCTGGTCGACCGCTTCCTGATGTTCTACGTGCGCACCGCCGATCGCCTGCAGCGCACCAGCACCTGGCGCGACAACCTGGAAGGCGGCCTCGACTACCTGAAGGACGTCATCGTGGGCGACAAGCTGGGCATCGCCGCCGAGCTGGAAGCCGAGATGCAGCACGTGGTCGACACCTACCAGGACGAATGGAAGACCGCCGTGACCAACCCCGAAGTGCGCAAGCGCTTCCGCCATTTCGTCAACAGCGATGCGGCGGACGCCAACGTCGTCTTCGTCGAGGCGCGCGGCCAGGTCCGCCCCGCCACGGCGCAAGAGCGGCGCAATACGCGCCCGGTGCGCATTCCCGTGGTCGCCGAAGCGGCCTGA